Within the Arachis duranensis cultivar V14167 chromosome 10, aradu.V14167.gnm2.J7QH, whole genome shotgun sequence genome, the region tttaactaatttactaaataaatactaatttataTTCAACAAACCGGCAAACACatactaaatttaatttaactaatATGCTACTTTACCATTATATACtattaaatactaatttataTTAACATAATTGACAAATTCACTaataaatattagtaaatacgaatttatatttacttaattaacaaaattaccTCATAAGTACTAAcagatatttaataaattaacttCATAacgaataaattttaatttatactcAACTAATACAATAACTCCCAACTAAATTTCCTATCTTAAAGTTAAATACACAAACTGGTGAACAAAATTAAATACTTGGTCCAACTaactatcaatatatattaataaataatttcaatccttcttatgagtTTGGAGAATTACGTACCTGAACTGATATAATCTGGGAACTCCGGAACATGCATGGCTTCCAAATCCAAAACTCGCATGAATGATGGCTTCTCAAACGGCACATTGTTTGTCAGTGCAGTTGCCACGTCAGACACATCCGGAGCTATAGCTCCCTCACCTGCAACCCCATCTCCATCTGGACCAACAAATTCATAGTTGCTTTCGAACTCCTTTTCACTGTCACTATTGTAATCTTCCCGTAAAATATTCTGGTCGGCCTCAGATTGCTCAAACTCAACATACAGCTCGATGAACAAGAGTTGACTCCGATTTTCAATATACATGGAAAACATTTCTTGCATGCTCGCTTCGTCCGTTACATATTTCGTTTGAAACTGGACGAATCCACCAAACACTTGTATAGGATATCTATACAGAATACAAGATATTCTTCTTGCCCTCTGAGAATTAATCTGTTCACAGATCACACCTTTGAGCTCTTCAAATGAGATTGTGAAAGAATCACAACATCTAATGGATTTTCACAAACAAATCTGACTCCTTCAGATGTTTGTAACAAAATCTGACCAAAATAATACACCTTTAATAATACTCTGTCACTCATTTCTCTCAATCACATTAACAAACTCATAAACTTTGGTTTTGGCTTTTTAACTATCATGCGAAACTAGTAAAGGATACAGGAACTAAGAACCAGACTAAAGAgacgttgaagaagaagaataagaggaTGCGAGTTGTTCTTAGGGTCAGATCCGGTTTCACCAACTTTTATTTACAGCCCGAACGAAATCGGACCATGCGATTACGTGTTTTgcattcaaaaaattaataaaaaaaacatatcggaccctccgatttcttaagccaacaaaaaaaatttttccccTCCATCAACTCGGACCCTACAATTTACATCATCTGGATTCACAGCATCTCTTTCCTTCACAAATCGGACCTACCGATTTGCTGTgccaaaattgaaattcaaacaACTCGGACGGTCCGAGTTGTTGGGCCCAAAAGTAATGAAAAAGCTGCCCCACATCCTTGTATTGCACCTCAATGCCTCCATATCCGGAGAAAGCACACACAAAACCACCGTATCAAAAAAATTGAGCCTATTTTGTGATAATCATTACATGaactctttttattttactaaaatataattagttaataataataatcttattttaacataaatatcaaaagtatttgctataagaataatattattattttgtttttatttttttcttaagttacttctatttatattttcagTCTTTTTAGGgcgaaataaaaaattagcacttttaataaaaaaattgattaatattaatttaaatataaaataaataaaaatattagttctTAAACTAACGACAATTATAGTTACggtctaataaaaaatatttagtaactTCCTAATAGAGATTTGCACACTAATTTCTACGAGGTATTCCCAAGaatcacaaattaaaatattcgtAAATCTGTATTATTTTGTATCATTTGCATCTTTACCCTAACACTCCCCATACTTTTTGATACGTAAAAAAATTAACCACATtgtgtaaaaaattaaatttcttatGCGTTAGGCATtccgaaaaataaaatatttaataatttaaatgaaaaaaaagtccTATACTCTTGACTATTGAAACCCGAAGAAAGAAAACTCGAGATATTTCAGTTTCAGCGAATAAGCTGGAGAATCTCCCGGAAGACCACGAGGTCACCACGCGCCAACGCCAATCATCGAATCGTAACCGTCCAAGTGTCATAAAATCCAATGGCTGAGCCTTCTCGATCCCCTCCATTTCAGTCCCTTTCTCCACATCTCGATCACTCACACCTTCACCACACAAACACGCACAACACACACTCTCTCCCTCCATTAATATCTCTTTCCATTTCTCCATTCTTCATTTCTCTGTTCCCCTTTCTTTCAATCAAGAttcaagaaacaaaaaagaaaccGTAACGAAAATGCTTCTGAGAGCTGCACCTTCTTCTTGTTTCCCTTCCTTTTCTCCCCTCAACGGTGGCGGTGACCAGCTggtccctctcttttcttctgtTTCGACGttgacttcttcttcttcggggAAGAGTGGTTTGGTTGTTATGTGTGCTGCGACGAAGGGAGGCTCTAACAGCAAGCCGTTAAGCGGCGTCGTTTTCGAGCCGTTTGAAGAGGTGAAGAAGGAGCTCGACCTTGTCCCTACCTTACCTCAAGTTTCCCTCGCCAGACAGAAGTTCGTCGATCAGTGTGAAGCCGCCATTAATGAACAGATCAAGTGCGTTCTCCTACCTCTTCTCCTTTATCTTTTCTCCTTATTTTagataaatttgttttaaatatttaattagttgCTATTAATTCCaaatataaatttagaaaaaagtgtaaaaataaattattactgTTATGTTTGGTaggcttttattttattttattttatttttattctgattttttggttgctgttgttgttattattaggtatttatttatttgtttgtttatttctgTTTATGCAGTGTGGAGTACAATGTGTCATACGTTTACCATGCGATGTTTGCTTACTTCGATAGGGATAACGTGGCGCTGAGGGGTCTTGCCAAGTAATGATTGTGATTTCGATTTTGAATGAATAGTGGAGTCtgtttattttgttatagaAGATTTGATGATTGTGGTGCTGATTGCAGGTTTTTCAAGGAATCAAGTGCAGAGGAAAGGGAGCACGCTGAGAAATTGATGGAGTACCAGGTATAAATTACCTTCGATTGAATTCAAGAATGCAAGTTTTTTGGTTCTGTATTTGGAAAAGTGATGTTGAGTTCTTGTTATTTATATCTGTTGTTATCGTGATCTTTTCAGAATAAAAGGGGTGGAAGAGTGACGTTGCAATCTATAGTGATGCCACTCTCTGAGTTTGATCATGTGGAAAAGGGGGATGCACTTTATGGTTAGTGTTTCTAGTCACTTTTTACATTCTTTTCCTTCAATTTTTACGTGCTCTGTAATTGATAATAAATGAAGCTGTTCCCTATGTTGGatatggatgattttagtggattgagctttgaattttactATTGGACAACATTCCAAGATTCTGTATAACAGATTCATAATGAAATGCGGAAGATTTGTGGCAACTCCTCAATTTCGTGATTTCCATTTTGTTGTTCTTCATGTCTAGTTTCGAGCATGATCATCTACGTGAAGTATTTTATGATTAAAGCGAATTCTGATTGCATATTGCATTTATCTTATATGGATATGTTTAAGGAAAAATTACACTAACCTTCTCTAAGGTCGGGTCAAATTTACCATGATTCTCCTCTAGTTGTCTATGCTACACTAACCTTCACTAAATCCCTTTTCGAGAAAGGTTAATGTTATGCTTATGGAGGTAGTTAATATGACATTTCACCAAATACAAGGTCATTGTAATATTATCTAAACGTTAGCTGATGCCTGATGTCAATGTTTGCTTTTATAAATTGAGGGGAATCACGATGAATTTACATAACTGTTTTGTAATATGTTTAATTACTTCTGTTTAGAAGTACATTATTTCTTACCAACACATGATGGAAGCATTATTCAAAGTTTCTACTTTTTCCAGTGAACATCTCTTGTGAGTTCTCCATGTGTTTGtcactaaatatattttttgcttGCTTGTTTTTGTTGCAGCAATGGAACTTGCTCTGTCATTGGAGAAGCTAACAAACGAGAAGCTCCTTAATTTGCACAGTGTATGATAAATGATCTTATTTTTGGATTTGTGGCATTTATCCTCTTCCATTAATCTCATTTATGTTTAATTCTAATGTTATAAAATAGGAAATTCCTTTCTTTCCTAACGTTATGCTTTTGTGCTTCTTGCTTCACAGGTTGCCTCTAAGAACAATGACGTGCAGTTGGCAGATTTCATTGAAAGCGAGTTCTTGGGTGAACAGGTATATTATACTCCCTTCGTTTTCTTTGATTTATTACGTCACTTTGTGTACATTCTCAGATCAGTGTATCTAGATAGTGGATACAATTTTGTATTGGTATTGGAAGCAGAAGGGTTTCACATAATTACATCTTATGCGTTGCAATTAAGCCACTGTCAATACAAACTATGCGTTTCttatttgtgttttcttttgtgtttttggCAGGTGGAAGCCATTAAGAAAATATCAGAGTATGTTGCTCAGCTCAGAAGAGTTGGCAAAGGACATGGTGTGTGGCACTTTGATCAGATGCTGCTCCATGGAGATGGAGTTGCTGCTTGAAGATATTACACTGTTATGATATCTAGTTCGTTGAGGCACTTTCAAGTCTTTTAGCTATCTAGAGTTGAAAAGAAAAGTTGCATTATATCTGGTCATGGTTTTCTTGTGGTTTAAATAGTGCTTTGTAGTGGACCCATGATATGATATTTTTGTCTGTCAATTTGAGTTGTGGCTATGGATGGAGCCAAAGGGGTTATTGACCAAATGCTAGATAAAATTGCTTCGACTTTGACATTATGATGCTAGCGGACCCAACATTAATATAGTAATCGATTACTTCTCTTTAAGCTGACATTTAGAAATTTAATGTGTCTGGATCTATTTGGATACTGTTCTATTTTAGGAGCACTCGTTGGGATATAATTCTTTGAACTTTTAAGATATTTTCAGGAACATTTGTTAATGTTACTGttaataaaaagaatgaaatattttatttttaaaaataagaggTTTTGTTAGCAACATCTTTGTATTAAGTATGTAAGGATAAGAAATGTAGTGATTACTAATTAGAACATTCAGCTAACGGAGAATTAGTAGAGAATTCAAATGAAATCTATTAGCGATGTATTATATATCATTaaaatcgatttttttttattaatagctAACATGACATGTtctaaaaagtattttttaatttattttatttgattcatttAAATGCggtaactaattaattatttatttaatttaattgaataaatatttaattatttaatattgtaTTTGACCATATTAgttataactaattaattacattaattatttgaactagaataaataaattaattttgtattaatttgtattaatttttttgttttatatattgtACTTAATGGTTTTAAAGAAGTGCTACACGTACAAGTCGTTTTAATTTACAAGTCATACAAATTGGgccaaattcaacaaaaataacacTCACCCATATGAGCGTGTTAACACGCGCTACTCAACCGTTTTCATAAGCTCACTCACTATTATGAAAGATGCTTTTCCTTTCTTGATCAAAGCCACAACTGTCATTTTTTCTTCGcgttccttctcctcctccttcttctttgtgtttattctcctttttcttcacgtgtttcatcttcatcgtAGTTCTTTTATTACTGTTAttgttgctgcattttttccctcctctttctattgattttgcaacattatgtattttttttgtttgatttttttctcccaagaaaaattatgagaatatgaaataagaaaataaagaagaagaagcagcagaagatgagggagaggaagaggaagaattttgaattatgcagaacttatcagcacacatacaccgaaaattcttaaacaatatacctaaatatcttcgtgttacacctaaa harbors:
- the LOC107469395 gene encoding ferritin-3, chloroplastic, giving the protein MLLRAAPSSCFPSFSPLNGGGDQLVPLFSSVSTLTSSSSGKSGLVVMCAATKGGSNSKPLSGVVFEPFEEVKKELDLVPTLPQVSLARQKFVDQCEAAINEQINVEYNVSYVYHAMFAYFDRDNVALRGLAKFFKESSAEEREHAEKLMEYQNKRGGRVTLQSIVMPLSEFDHVEKGDALYAMELALSLEKLTNEKLLNLHSVASKNNDVQLADFIESEFLGEQVEAIKKISEYVAQLRRVGKGHGVWHFDQMLLHGDGVAA